Below is a genomic region from Zea mays cultivar B73 chromosome 9, Zm-B73-REFERENCE-NAM-5.0, whole genome shotgun sequence.
acctcgatagattaccatagaattattatcaaatgtaaagggcatgaatgtaattttatatgggctgtgtcccgtgcctataaataggtgaacagtactcccgtactgttcacgctgacttggcattcgctttttgcgtcacgctcgtaccttcattctgattaaaggtacacttgtaattcaacgatatttctgtttatacctaatgataatatataattgtccatgttgtctcttatattctttatatttcatttcttGTCATTATCTAATGAATCTAAGAAGGTacgttcttcataaccttcgtccgtaaaccattatatcctaagggaaataatgcttcggaggacgaaggaccttaacgattaacattttctatgttgccttgttcttaattcatagcatttgagaacaagtccccaacaggggttAATTAGGCAAAAGGAGGGGTATTTGGGATCAATCAGGAAGGTTTGGTTCAGCAATAAACAAGCAATTACAGTCAATCCCATTTTCACCTCCTTTCTAATCATGCTGCTGCTAGCAGGATCAAAACCTTTTTCTGTAAGCATATGTGTAGCCTTTGAGGATCTGCTGTTGAGCATAGCCTCATATGTCATGAACATTAAGAACTCAAGAAACATGCATCTTCCTATGTCCTCGTTGTTAGCCTGGGGGTCATCCTCCATTTCCCTTCGTGCCCAGTCAATTATATTTCTTGTAGCACCATCAAAAACAAAAGCATCTTCTCTGAGCTTCTCAGCCCACATGAGGGCTCTATTCCCAAATCCTTGCTTGCAGAAATGAGAAAGGAAAACGTTGAGTGTGATAGTGTTTGGCTTAAAAGCCATTTTAATAAGCCTGCCAGTAAGTATCATAGCTCGATCAAGAACATTACTGCAAATGCCATCCATTAATGTGTTGTACGTAACAGAATTTGTTTGAATATGTCTGGGAAGGCGAGCACATGTGCAGTGTGAAGAGCCATTTCAATGTTTGGAAGGCAAACTCATGTTCTCGAGTCCACTGAAACACTAAGCCCTGTTTGGCAACTCAGTTTTTTCATAGTTCCAAAAAATACCACGGTATTTACGAATACTGTAGTTTTTCAGTCAAAAGGTGTTTGATAGCTCATCTAAAAACTTTGTAACTTAAACCATAATATTGCTAATACTATAATATTTTTAGAGTATATAAAATCTGGGTCTGCATCCAAGTTTTACATTGTGCGCGCGAAGTCGCTGGCCCTGCCCAGCTACGGTGATGCTGCCTGCTGATGTGTGTGCCAGGCCAAATCCACCACCGCTGCTTCACCACGCCCGTAGCATGACCCACTTTCTTTCCAAATCAGATCTGCATCTTCTACCAGAATGTCACAAAATATTGACGGCCCGTTACCAGTCGCATGTCTGTCTTACATGAATGACACCCGATCCGtagacaacgtacaacacacctacgaACAAGATCTACTATCCTTGCCGAATCAGATTTGCATCAAGAAGCGTATCCAGTGTCCATGATCTGCGTAGCGTCACGAAAGGTAATAAGACCATAACAAAACCATTGTCCACATTCCAAGGACATTCGCTTCTGGATAATGCAATCTATACACGTTAGTTGGGGGTGGGGTTTATAAGACAACATATCTTGTGCATCAACCTGTGCACCCAGACATTTAGAGACATTCAATTCGCATCCAACACATAAGCGTAGTAGTTTTTTCTTGCAAAACAAAACACCCACATAATAATCCAATGTATATATTTTACAGAAAACCACCACCTCAGCTGATGTCCATTGGATGTGAATCGAAATAACTTCCCACGTTCCCAAGAATCAAATGTCGATCCAAAAGAGGCTGCTTTAGAACCTTAACAGATTATCATAACAAGAGTAACTTAAGAGTTAAGCTAGCTTTGCAGAAATGTGTCTATTAGTTTACAACAATAATAAGTTCACTCGATGAAGTAACTAACTAGAATGTTAAGGTGATTGGTGAGGTTTGATACATGTCAGCTATCTTCAAGTATGTCAGGCATACGACATATTCATTTTACCTGCTGCAGTTCATACAACAACACAACTATTCTGAGCCCCTGCCATGTGCCTGGAGAAGGCTTTTCCCAAACAGAGCAAAGATATCACATTTAGATGTGGAACTATAGATGATATTGTTTGACACTGTTTGTAGAGTGGAGTTTGAGATAGGGGATGGGATAGGAGATCAGTTGGTAATAGCCTTAGGAGTGGTTCTAGGCTTTACCATACAAGCATTTACTCTTTACTGTCTGACAGAAAAGAAACAACCTCATCAGATTGCGACTGCTCAGAAGTAAAACACATGAGGATATGCAGTGAagcataaaaaatatataatggtTCCTTCTGTTTCGTATTGTCCAAAAAAAGATGCATAGTTTTGCATCTAACAGCATGGTTTGTACACTAGGTAAAACTCATGCACTAGAAAACTTCATTTGTAGAGCATATTCATCATGTAGAAAAATCAAACGCACGAAAAGTGGGATCACACCCACCATCGTATCATCCACAACTCCACATGAATTGCCAAGTACTCCTTCCATTTCAAATTATGACACGTTTTTGGGTTTTCTAGATACATCGCCTTAACTATATATATCCAGACATAGTGTACACCTAAGTACATAGGTTCCTGTTTGGAACCCCTAGAGATAttagttagctagctaacaaattgtTAGCTGGGTTGAGTCAGCTAATGAACTAATTGTTAGCTGTGAGTTAGCTAACAAATAATTGGGATATTAGTTGTGGGTGTTTGAAACCTATACAACTAATTTTAGCAGTATTAGCTCTAGAGGTTCCAAACAGGGCCATAGCAAACACTATGCATCTAGAAAAGCAAAATGTCTTAGAGTTTGGAATAGAGGGAGAGTAATTGGTAGCGATTGTCTCCAGCAATCCAAATTGCATTAGCTATCATGCAAAAACATTAGCAGCAAGACAAAATTGTAAAGGCCAATTATACCTCAGTAATCTATAACGATTGGTGTCGCCATGGAGGCTTCATCTATAGAAACTTCAGCAATTGCATCTGAATGGGTGTTATTTAGCACCGGCATCTCCTTCTCTCTCCAAATTGCATGAACTTCATCAGTTTGGAATCTTTGTGTAAATGTCGACTCCTCAAGGGGAGTGGTCATGCCATGTGCATACGCCAGTAAACCAGTATATGCAATCATTGCCCCATTGTCTATACAATAGCGGTCATCAGTTGCAAACAGCCTACCCCCTCTTTCTGAGCACATAATCTTCATCATCTCCTGTAAACGTTCGTTGCAACCGACGCCACCAACAATAAGAATGTCCTTTGAATCACAGTGTGCCATGGCACGTTCAGTAATTTCGACAAGCATGGCAAAGATAGTTTCCTGAGAAATTAGGACTGTCATCAGTGTCACTGTCAAGAAAGCATAACCAATTATTATCCACAAGGGGGAAAAGTTTAAGAGCATGCAAGTACCTGCAATGAGTAGCATAGGTCCGCAGGTGTGCACTCATTATTTTTAAGCTTTTCA
It encodes:
- the LOC103638062 gene encoding probable tRNA N6-adenosine threonylcarbamoyltransferase; amino-acid sequence: MDVSFSGILSFIEAAAIEKLKNNECTPADLCYSLQETIFAMLVEITERAMAHCDSKDILIVGGVGCNERLQEMMKIMCSERGGRLFATDDRYCIDNGAMIAYTGLLAYAHGMTTPLEESTFTQRFQTDEVHAIWREKEMPVLNNTHSDAIAEVSIDEASMATPIVIDY